In Vibrio neptunius, the following are encoded in one genomic region:
- the pyrC gene encoding dihydroorotase, with translation MTTLTITRPDDWHVHLRDGDVLTDTVRDISRYNGRALIMPNTVPPVTDTEMALAYRERIMAEKPNAQFEPLMALYPTDNTSPDEIRKAKASGKVVAAKLYPAGATTNSDSGVTSAKNIYPVLEVMQEVGMLLLVHGEVTTHDVDIFDREKEFLDTVLAPIVNDFPEMKIVLEHITTADAATFVKNANDNVAATITAHHLLYNRNHMLVGGIKPHFYCLPILKRNTHQKALIEAATSGSKKFFLGTDSAPHAKGMKEAACGCAGSYTAHAALELYAEVFELEGKLENLEAFASHNGPDFYGLPRNSDTVTLTKETWAVAESMPFGKDIVVPIRAGETIDWSVK, from the coding sequence ATGACAACACTTACGATCACTCGTCCTGACGACTGGCATGTTCACTTACGCGATGGTGATGTTCTAACGGATACCGTCCGCGACATCAGCCGCTACAATGGCCGAGCGCTAATCATGCCAAACACAGTCCCACCAGTTACCGACACTGAAATGGCACTCGCTTATCGAGAGCGCATCATGGCAGAAAAACCAAACGCGCAATTTGAGCCCTTGATGGCATTGTACCCTACAGACAACACATCACCCGATGAAATTCGCAAGGCAAAAGCCTCTGGAAAAGTGGTTGCTGCGAAGCTCTACCCTGCTGGTGCGACAACCAACTCTGATTCAGGTGTGACGTCTGCAAAAAACATCTACCCTGTGCTTGAAGTAATGCAGGAAGTCGGCATGCTGCTTCTGGTCCACGGTGAAGTGACGACTCATGATGTCGATATTTTTGACCGTGAGAAAGAGTTTCTAGATACCGTTTTGGCGCCCATCGTCAATGATTTCCCAGAAATGAAGATCGTACTTGAACACATCACAACGGCGGATGCGGCCACTTTCGTTAAAAACGCCAACGATAATGTTGCAGCCACCATCACAGCTCACCACCTACTATACAACCGCAACCACATGTTGGTTGGTGGAATTAAACCTCACTTCTACTGCCTGCCGATTCTTAAGCGCAACACCCACCAAAAAGCGCTGATTGAAGCAGCTACGAGCGGTAGCAAGAAGTTTTTCCTCGGTACAGATTCCGCTCCGCATGCAAAAGGTATGAAGGAAGCAGCGTGTGGCTGCGCTGGTTCATATACTGCTCACGCAGCGCTAGAGCTTTATGCAGAAGTATTTGAGCTTGAGGGTAAGTTAGAGAACCTTGAAGCATTTGCGAGCCACAATGGCCCAGACTTCTATGGCCTACCACGTAACTCAGATACCGTGACACTCACTAAAGAAACGTGGGCAGTGGCGGAGTCGATGCCCTTTGGTAAGGATATTGTCGTCCCCATTCGCGCGGGTGAGACCATCGACTGGTCAGTAAAATAA